Proteins co-encoded in one Amaranthus tricolor cultivar Red isolate AtriRed21 chromosome 7, ASM2621246v1, whole genome shotgun sequence genomic window:
- the LOC130818627 gene encoding subtilisin-like protease SBT4.14, protein MTLNDTPSPRDKEGHGSLTLSTVGGSLFSDASLNRLANGIAMGLALKARLFAYKVHWSRAASDMDVLAAFEAAIDDNVDIINLSVVRVEREFLDSFVVGSFHAIKNGILTIVSAGNTGPALGTVLNVYPWALTVAASTIDRKFYLISYLGTI, encoded by the coding sequence ATGACGCTTAACGATACACCAAGCCCTAGAGATAAGGAAGGTCATGGTAGTCTCACTCTATCAACAGTAGGAGGGAGTTTATTTAGTGATGCAAGCTTGAATAGGCTAGCAAATGGAATTGCCATGGGACTAGCACTCAAAGCACGACTTTTTGCTTACAAGGTTCATTGGTCAAGAGCTGCTAGCGACATGGATGTATTAGCTGCTTTTGAAGCTGCCATTGATGATAATGTTGACATTATCAATCTTTCTGTGGTTAGGGTAGAACGAGAGTTTCTGGATTCATTTGTTGTTGGTAGTTTTCATGCTATAAAAAATGGTATCCTTACAATTGTATCAGCTGGGAACACAGGACCTGCTCTTGGGACTGTTTTAAACGTCTACCCATGGGCGTTAACAGTTGCTGCCAGCACAATTGATAGAAAGTTCTATCTAATCTCTTACTTGGGAACAATATAA